One segment of Niveibacterium microcysteis DNA contains the following:
- the queE gene encoding 7-carboxy-7-deazaguanine synthase QueE produces the protein MSNPVSSVGATRLRLTEIFFSLQGESTRVGLPTVFIRLTGCPLRCVWCDTTYSFTGGEWYTIDAILAETARHRTRTVCVTGGEPLAQKACLPLLTALCDAGYSVSLETSGALDIGAVDPRVSRIMDLKAPGSGEVARNLFANIPLLRSDDEVKIVLADETDYLWAREQVASHKLTERCTVLLSPVQGALSPAQLAEWVLRDQLTVRMQVQLHKVIWGNQPGR, from the coding sequence ATGAGCAACCCCGTATCGTCGGTCGGCGCAACACGATTGCGCCTGACCGAAATCTTCTTTTCGCTGCAGGGTGAATCCACCCGCGTCGGCTTGCCAACCGTCTTCATCCGCCTGACCGGCTGCCCACTGCGCTGCGTGTGGTGCGACACGACCTACTCCTTTACCGGCGGCGAGTGGTACACGATCGACGCGATACTCGCCGAGACCGCGCGCCACCGCACCCGCACGGTATGCGTCACCGGTGGCGAACCGCTTGCCCAGAAAGCCTGCCTGCCGTTGCTGACCGCCCTGTGCGACGCGGGCTACTCGGTGTCGCTGGAAACCTCGGGCGCGCTCGATATTGGCGCGGTCGATCCGCGTGTATCGCGCATCATGGATTTGAAGGCACCCGGATCCGGTGAAGTCGCGCGAAACCTCTTCGCCAACATCCCGCTGCTGCGATCCGACGATGAAGTGAAAATCGTCCTCGCCGACGAAACCGATTATCTCTGGGCGAGGGAGCAAGTCGCCAGCCATAAGCTGACCGAGCGCTGCACGGTGCTGCTGTCGCCGGTCCAGGGTGCCTTGTCGCCGGCACAGCTGGCCGAATGGGTACTGCGCGATCAGCTCACCGTTCGCATGCAGGTACAGCTGCACAAGGTGATCTGGGGCAACCAGCCCGGACGCTGA